In the genome of Streptomyces aquilus, the window GTCTCCAGGATGCGGTAACCCATCGTGAACTCCCCTATGCGGTGCGGCGCTTGGACAGGGTGAAGCTGAAGACCAGGGCGAGGATGAGGACCGCGCCCTCGACGACGTCCTGGGTGTAGTACGGCAGGCCCTTGATGGTCAGGCCGGTGGTGATGATGCCGATCAGCACCGCGCCGAGGGCCGTGCCCCAGACGTTCGGGCGGCCCTTGCCGAGAACCGACGTGCCGACCAGGGCGACCGCGACCGCCTCCAGGAGCTGCGAGGTGCCGGCCGACACGTCGCCCTGGCCGATGCGGGACGCCAGGATCAGACCGCCGACGGAGGCCAGGACTCCGGACAGGACGTAGGCGAGGGCCCGGTACGCGCCGACGCGGATGCCGGCCAGCCGGGACGCCTCGGGGTTGGCGCCGATGGCGTACAGCACCCGGCCCCAGCGGGTGCGGGCGAGGAAGACCCAGGCGGCGATCGTCAGCCCGCCGAAGACGAGGACGGAGATCGGGACGCCGAGGACCGTGCCGCGGTCGATCTTCAGGAAGCCCTCGGTGAACTTGCCGGGGGCGGTGGTGCCGTCGTCCAGGGTCATGCCGGGGGTGATGGACTGGCCGTCGACGAGGACGAGTTTGAGGCCCTGGACGATGAACAGCGTGCCGAGCGTCGCCAGCATGTCGGGGATCTTCAGTACGACGATCAGCAGGGCGTTGAGCA includes:
- a CDS encoding ABC transporter permease; translation: MTTAQSTPVKTATPSTTATPAARVQSAVIKYGFLFVTVALFLYFALSEGSFRESATLLDTLRYVSVAAILGLGVTLTLAVGGMDMSVGAVAGLGVSVAAQTMVVYNQIGTVAIVAVLAAGAVVGLLNALLIVVLKIPDMLATLGTLFIVQGLKLVLVDGQSITPGMTLDDGTTAPGKFTEGFLKIDRGTVLGVPISVLVFGGLTIAAWVFLARTRWGRVLYAIGANPEASRLAGIRVGAYRALAYVLSGVLASVGGLILASRIGQGDVSAGTSQLLEAVAVALVGTSVLGKGRPNVWGTALGAVLIGIITTGLTIKGLPYYTQDVVEGAVLILALVFSFTLSKRRTA